A DNA window from Syntrophaceae bacterium contains the following coding sequences:
- a CDS encoding thioredoxin domain-containing protein — MTGKNRLAGEKSPYLLQHASNPVDWYPWGEEAFTRARREDRPVFLSIGYSTCHWCHVMAHESFENEETAALLNEAFVCIKVDREERPDLDHLYMTACQMMTGSGGWPLTVVLTPDRRPFFAATYIPRETRLGRTGLMDLVPKIIHLWRTRRQDVLQSAGRILQALQDSGKDGPEEDLPKEILDQAYGELRDRFDPEAGGFGERPKFPIPHQILFLLRYARSTRTGWALEMAERTLKAMRAGGIWDHLGFGFHRYSTDDQWHLPHFEKMLYDQALLALAYTEAFQASGNPLYRSVAEDILTYVLRDMADPGGGFHSAEDADSEGEEGAFYVWKAEEIRRRLGTESAPSFLEAYQIREEGNYIEEATGQGTGKNILHWKGDPPASLPPELEQAGRTLFAAREKRPRPHRDDKILTDWNGLLLAALARAAAVFGDARYGEAYRRCLSFFSGTMLRNGILLHRWRDGEAAIAAHLDDCAFLVWGLIEGYQAFLDPSLLAAAVRLQAEQNRRFWDDRLGGYYFSSADSRDLLVRKKQIYDGALPSGNSVSALNLARLSRLTGDVSHEERAVKLLRCFASAVATMPSAYTMLMAALDFLTNPSYEIVIAGDPAAPDTAALLTVVRERYLPAGTLLLRPPGRSAGEIGKLAPFVKDMKPLAGKAAAYVCRHFSCRQPVTDPEALREALEEEHP; from the coding sequence CCCGGGCCCGGCGGGAAGACCGCCCGGTTTTCCTGTCCATCGGCTATTCCACCTGTCACTGGTGCCACGTCATGGCCCATGAGTCCTTCGAAAACGAGGAGACGGCGGCCCTGCTGAACGAGGCCTTCGTCTGCATCAAGGTGGACCGGGAAGAAAGGCCCGACCTGGACCACCTTTACATGACGGCCTGCCAGATGATGACCGGGTCCGGCGGCTGGCCCCTGACGGTGGTCCTGACGCCGGACCGGAGGCCCTTCTTTGCCGCCACCTACATCCCCCGGGAAACCCGCCTGGGACGCACGGGCCTGATGGACCTCGTCCCGAAGATCATCCATCTCTGGCGGACCCGGCGGCAGGACGTCCTCCAATCCGCCGGCAGGATCCTGCAGGCCCTGCAGGACTCGGGAAAGGACGGCCCCGAAGAGGATCTTCCGAAAGAAATTCTCGACCAGGCCTACGGCGAACTTCGGGACCGGTTCGATCCCGAGGCCGGCGGCTTCGGGGAACGGCCCAAATTCCCGATTCCCCACCAGATCCTGTTTCTCCTCCGCTATGCCCGGTCGACCCGGACCGGCTGGGCCCTGGAGATGGCGGAGCGGACCCTGAAGGCCATGCGGGCCGGGGGAATCTGGGACCACCTGGGCTTCGGCTTCCACCGCTACAGCACCGACGATCAGTGGCACCTGCCCCACTTCGAGAAGATGCTCTACGACCAGGCCCTGCTGGCCCTGGCCTACACGGAGGCCTTCCAGGCCTCGGGAAACCCTCTGTACCGTTCCGTGGCCGAAGACATCCTGACCTATGTTCTCCGGGATATGGCGGACCCGGGCGGCGGGTTTCACAGCGCCGAGGATGCCGACAGCGAGGGAGAGGAGGGCGCCTTCTATGTCTGGAAAGCGGAGGAGATCCGGAGGCGCCTGGGGACGGAATCCGCCCCCTCCTTTCTGGAGGCATACCAGATCCGGGAAGAAGGCAACTATATCGAAGAGGCCACGGGACAGGGGACAGGAAAGAACATCCTGCACTGGAAGGGGGACCCCCCCGCCTCGCTGCCGCCGGAGCTGGAACAGGCCGGGCGGACGCTCTTTGCCGCCCGTGAGAAACGGCCCCGTCCGCATCGGGACGACAAGATCCTGACGGACTGGAACGGCTTGCTGCTGGCCGCACTGGCCCGGGCGGCGGCGGTATTCGGAGACGCCCGCTACGGCGAGGCCTATCGGCGATGCCTCTCCTTTTTCTCCGGCACGATGCTCCGCAACGGGATCCTGCTCCATCGCTGGCGGGACGGCGAAGCGGCCATCGCGGCCCACCTGGACGACTGCGCCTTCCTGGTCTGGGGGCTGATCGAGGGCTACCAGGCCTTCCTGGATCCGTCCCTCCTGGCGGCGGCGGTCCGTCTCCAGGCGGAGCAGAACCGCCGCTTCTGGGACGACCGCCTGGGCGGGTACTATTTTTCCTCCGCCGACAGCCGCGATCTCCTGGTCCGGAAAAAGCAGATCTACGACGGCGCCCTCCCGTCGGGAAACTCCGTCTCGGCTCTGAACCTGGCGCGCCTGAGCCGCCTTACCGGCGACGTTTCCCACGAGGAGCGGGCCGTAAAGCTTCTGCGCTGCTTTGCCTCCGCCGTCGCCACGATGCCCTCGGCATACACCATGCTCATGGCGGCGCTGGACTTTCTCACCAATCCGTCCTATGAAATCGTCATTGCTGGCGACCCTGCGGCCCCGGATACGGCAGCCCTGCTCACGGTCGTGCGGGAACGGTACCTGCCCGCCGGCACGCTTCTGCTCAGGCCCCCGGGACGAAGCGCCGGGGAAATCGGAAAACTGGCCCCCTTCGTGAAGGACATGAAACCCCTGGCAGGAAAGGCCGCGGCCTACGTATGCCGCCATTTCAGCTGCCGGCAGCCGGTCACGGACCCGGAAGCGCTGCGGGAAGCCCTGGAAGAGGAGCATCCATGA